One genomic region from Astyanax mexicanus isolate ESR-SI-001 unplaced genomic scaffold, AstMex3_surface scaffold_38, whole genome shotgun sequence encodes:
- the LOC125794064 gene encoding mitochondrial dynamics protein MID51-like, with protein sequence MAGVNGDRKGKKDDNGIGTAIDFVLSNAKLVLGVGGAAMLGIATLAVKRMYDRALSAPSSPTKANQSGKRSWEEPSWLGSSPRTLSRDMKQNVSRSLQTLPTSSNSFKPDYLRRAVGRDGSTSKADLQRARLRLSLQEHLWAFFHERVTIPAEEQAVAKRAALDICAELRVFLHAKLPDMPLREMYLSGSLYDDLQVVTADHAQLMVPMILEKNLWSPIPGEDTIMNLPGFWLVRRENLEYFPRGSSYWDRCMVGGYLSPRSVLEVFEKLVAGSINWPAIGSVLDYVIRPVVPSETLTLEVQYETDRRLYVDFLPLLVMEDGVSLIAKPHRLAAERYENLWRQSFRVTETSKLRALDQEDGGCRCVCLRVVKAVCKLNPALARLNASQLTNVILLLSEREGDWTQEALADRFTQLLRTLVGHLEAGRLPSALNQKVNLFCELTPQEVDELGYTLYCALSDPESLLRTA encoded by the exons ATGGCAGGAGTAAATGGAgatagaaaaggaaaaaaagatgaCAACGGTATCGGCACTGCCATCGACTTTGTGCTGTCCAATGCCAAGCTGGTGCTGGGAGTGGGAGGAGCTGCCATGCTGGGCATCGCCACACTGGCAGTTAAAAGG ATGTACGATCGTGCCCTCAGTGCTCCTTCCAGCCCAACTAAAGCAAACCAGTCTGGCAAAAGGAGCTGGGAGGAGCCAAGCTGGCTGGGGTCATCTCCACGCACTCTGAGCCGCGACATGAAACAGAACGTCAGTCGCTCCCTCCAAACCCTTCCCACCTCCTCTAATTCCTTCAAGCCAG ATTATCTGCGCCGGGCTGTGGGTCGTGATGGCAGCACTAGTAAAGCTGACCTGCAGAGGGCGCGCCTGCGCCTGTCTCTACAGGAGCACCTCTGGGCCTTTTTTCACGAGCGGGTGACCATCCCCGCCGAGGAGCAGGCAGTGGCCAAACGCGCCGCCCTGGACATCTGCGCCGAGCTACGGGTTTTCCTTCATGCCAAACTGCCTGACATGCCCCTGAGGGAGATGTACCTCAGCGGCAGCTTGTATGATGACCTACAG GTGGTGACAGCAGATCATGCTCAGCTCATGGTTCCTATGATCCTGGAGAAGAACCTGTGGTCGCCTATCCCCGGTGAAGACACAATCATGAACCTTCCTGGTTTCTGGCTCGTCCGCCGAGAAAACCTGGAGTATTTCCCCCGGGGCAGCAGCTACTGGGATCGCTGTATGGTGGGTGGGTACCTTTCTCCCAGAAGTGTTCTGGAGGTGTTTGAGAAGCTGGTTGCAGGTTCCATTAATTGGCCTGCGATTGGAAGCGTTTTAGATTACGTTATTCGACCTGTGGTACCTTCGGAAACTCTTACGCTGGAGGTGCAGTACGAGACGGACCGGCGGCTATATGTGGACTTTCTTCCATTGCTGGTTATGGAGGACGGAGTTTCGCTGATAGCCAAACCGCACCGGTTGGCTGCTGAGAGATACGAGAACCTGTGGCGTCAGAGTTTTCGGGTGACGGAAACATCCAAGCTTCGCGCTCTGGATCAGGAGGATGGCGGTTGCcgctgtgtgtgtctgagagtagTTAAAGCTGTCTGCAAGCTAAACCCTGCGCTGGCACGGCTGAACGCCAGTCAGCTCACTAATGTCATCCTTCTCCTCAGTGAACGAGAGGGCGACTGGACTCAGGAGGCGCTGGCCGATCGCTTCACGCAGCTGCTGCGTACACTAGTGGGACACCTGGAGGCTGGAAGGCTGCCGTCTGCCCTTAACCAAAAAGTGAACCTGTTCTGTGAGCTCACCCCACAGGAAGTAGATGAACTCGGATACACACTTTACTGTGCTCTTTCAGACCCAGAGAGCCTTTTGAGAACTGcctag
- the LOC125794068 gene encoding MIEF1 upstream open reading frame protein-like: MGGWSRTAVLELYRALLRAGRHLQYTDRNYYRRAVTREFRRCQALSAPGEKEDALKRGQFFLTSRLGGLV; this comes from the coding sequence ATGGGCGGCTGGTCTCGCACTGCCGTGCTGGAGCTGTACAGAGCGCTGCTCCGAGCAGGGCGCCACCTTCAGTACACCGACCGCAACTACTACCGACGCGCTGTGACCCGGGAGTTCAGGCGCTGCCAGGCCCTTAGCGCGCCGGGAGAGAAGGAGGACGCCCTGAAGAGAGGCCAGTTCTTCCTCACCAGCCGCCTGGGGGGGCTGGTCTAG